GCATCGATGGCATAGGCGATCGCCTGGCGCACGCGCCGGTCGGCGAAGGGCTTGAAGCTCAGGTTCATGCCGATCGAGCGGGTGAACACCTCGGGCACTTCGAGCAGGCCGCGCGAGAGCTGGGCGTCGCCGCGATAGGCGACATATTGCGCGGCGCCGAGGATCGAGGCATCGATCTCGCGGCTGCGGAAGGCGACGTCGCGCGCGGCGGCCTCGCCCATGATCGAGATCACCACCCGGTCGGCATAGGGCCGGCCCGGCTTGTAGTAGCGCTCCCAGCGCTCGGCGACGAGGCGCGAGCCCGGCACATATTCGACGAACTTGTACGGGCCGAGGCCGATCGGCCGCGACAGGAAGGCTTCGCTGTTGCCTTCCCCTTGCGGATAGATCGAGGTGGTGGCCTGGAAGAAGTTGAAGGCCGGGTCGACCTTCTCGGTCAGCGTCATTTCCAGGGTGAAGTCGTCGATCTTGCGCAGGCCCGAGATCTCGCGCGCCTGGCCCTTCTCGACCTCGACCGCGCCCTTGATGATGCGGGCGTAGCGCGCGCCCGGAAACGCCTTGGAGGCGTCCATCAGCCGGGTATAGGTCCAGATGATGTCGTCGGCGGTCATCCGCCGGCCGTTGTGGAAATAGGCGTCGTCGCGCAGCTTGAACGTATAGACGAGGCCGTCCGCCGAGACCTGCGCCTCGCGGGCAAGCTCCAGCACCGGCTTGTTGGCGTTCGCGTCCCAGCTGTAGAGCGTCCGGTGGATCGCCCGCGCCCAGATCTCGTCCTGGCTGCGCGGCGTCGTATGGATGTCGAGGCTCGCAAAGCTCGAGCCGTAGGGCGCGGTGAACCGGATCGTGCCGCCGCGTCGCGGCGTCTGCGCATCGGCGGCCGTGGCCAAGAGCCCGGCCACTCCCATGACGGCGGCGAACGCCATCGCAACAAAAGACTTCCTCATGAAGGCCTCTACTCCCCCGGACCGTCAGCCGCCTGGCTGCGGCTTCCACGAGCCGGCCCTTGCCGACTCCGACATGCCGATCGCAGGTGACGACCCGCGCCGGCTCTTCTTGCTGAGACGCAGCCTAGAATCATTCCGCCGCCGGAGGCGACTGCCATTTTGCACAAGTCCCCTACAGATTGCCGGGAGCTGCCGGCAGAATGCCGTCTCCATTCGCCTCCGGGATCGTGACAGGCGGGCGCAGCTCGTATCGTCGCCTGCCGCGACCGGCCTGCCGCTGCGTGCTGGAACGCCCCGCCCGGCACGCCTGTACCGTCCGCAGCCTGCCGGTCGCCCCAAAACGGCCCCTTGGGAAAACTTTGACAAGACGGGTTGATGACGGCTGCGAACATCCCTATAAACCGGCGCGCCGCATCGCGGTCGCGCTCCCTTCGTCTAGAGGCCTAGGACACCAGCCTTTCACGTTGGGTACAGGGGTTCGAATCCCCTAGGGAGCGCCAATTTCCGCCGACGGCCCGCCCCCAGCACGCTATTGCTGCCGAAACCGAGCCCTTGCCGGGATCGGCTGATGCCGAGGCATGAAGGCGTCGAATCGGCGCTTTTGTCAGTAAAGAAGTTCGAAGCGCTTACGTGCCGCTGAGGCGATTTTGGCGCATGCCCGAAGCGGGCACCGAGCGGTCATACGCGGAACTCTTGAAAGGGCGGCGGCCTGCCCTAAATCCCTAAACACCGGTCGCCGATAGGGGCCGGCCCGCCGGACTGTGTCACACACACGCCGGCGGGTGACGCTTGTATCCATGTTGCTCAATGGAGGATGTGGCTATGAGAACCACTCTGGACGTCTCTCCGCTGTTCCGGTCGAGCATCGGCTTCGACCAGATGCTGAACGCGCTCGAGGCAGCAAGCCGAGTCGAACCGTTCAATGACTGGCCACCTTACGACATCGTCAAGGTGGGCGAGGACGACTACCGCATCACGATGGCGCTGGCCGGCTTCGCGCAGAACGATCTGACCATCACGCAGGAACAGAACCTTCTCATCGTGTCTGGCCAAAGGCCCGAGGATGACGACGCGCGGTATCTGCATCGCGGTATCGCCAACCAGGCGTTCCAGCGTCGCTTCGAGCTCGCCGACCATGTCAAGGTCGTCGGTGCCAAGCTCGGAAACGGACTGCTGATCATCGACCTCAAGCGCGAACTGCCCGAGGCGATGAAGCCGCGCCGGATCGAGATCGCGGCCGGCGCCACGCTTCCGAAGGTCGAGACGAAGCAGAGCCAGCCCGAGACGCGGGCTGCTGCCTGAGGCAGATCTTCCCGCCACAGCTGTTCGCACAGAGCGCCGGGCTGACTGCCCGGCGCCACGGGATCGCTATGGCAATTCAATGAACAGGAGGAGGATACAATGGGTGTTCGCGACCTGATTCCCTGGGGCCGCTCGGCCAGCAGCCAGGTCCCGGTCCTCTATGGTGAGGATGACCGCAACCCGTTCCTGTCACTGCATCGCGAGATGAATCGGCTGTTCGACGATGTCTTCCGTTCATTCGACAGCCGCCTGCCGGCCCTGGGCTCCGTGCCTCGAGTCATCTGGCCCACCGTCGAGATTTCCGACACCGGCACAGAACTCAAGGTGACGGCCGAGATTCCCGGACTTGAGGAGAACGACATCGAGGTGCTGCTCGATGACGGTGGGCTGACGCTGAAAGGCGAAAAGCGTTCCGAGACAGAAGACAAGGAGAAGCAGTTCTCCGAACGCTTCTACGGTCATTTCGAGCGCCGAATTCCGCTCGGCATCGAGGTCGAGCCGGACAAGGTCGAGGCGCGCTTTCGAAACGGCTTGCTGACCATAACCCTGCCCAAGAGCGCGAAAGCACAATCGCAGGCAAAGCGGATCGCGATCAAGAGCTGACGAGGTGGAATAGCCGGCGGCGGTCTGGCAGCGCCGCCGGTACCATCCTTTGCCAGATGGGAGGGATGGACGAGGGAGATCTACACGCTCGGCTCGGAGGCGATCTTGGTCCCTAGGTGTGGAGTCTGGGGAGGTTGTTCATCGCCCGTGAGAGCCAGAAGGTGGTCGTTGCGACACGAAGCACCGCAGGGCACGAGGATGAACAACCCGCACAAGAATGCGCGAACGACGCCGCTTGGTCGAGCGGAGATGATCCGGCGGATCGTAGGAGAGGGCCGGCCTGTCGGCGAAGTGGCGGCCGATCCGTGAAGCGGCAGCGGACGTCCGCCTCGGCCGGCCAGCGGCCGCATGTCCCGAATGAGATCGATGGGAAGGCGCAAGGCGGCCGGGACTTGGCGACGGCCGGGAAGGCGGGCGTGAAGGCCGCTCCCCATCGACGCCCAGTCTCCGAGCACGGCCATCAGGCCCCGTCCGGATGTGCGGGCGAAGGACAGGCTCCGCGCCGTCAATGATGCCGGCTCCACCGAAGCCCAGACCGATCGAGGCATGGCTTGCATCGACGGTCAGTGTGCCGGGCGCGGCGAGCGCGACCGCCCTGTCGCTCCTTTCGAACTCCCATTGGCAAAGCTGGTCGGTGCCCCGTCGGATCCGGACACAGCGGTGACCCGGCAACTCGCGCCCGCCGCCTTGGTCGATCAGAACGCGGAGCGTCACCGACTGACGCTCGAAACCTTGGAGAGCACGTGGCCGTCCCCCTCACGGCGCCGCCTTCCAGTGCGGATTGTCGTGTTTCAGGATCACCATGGTCGTGGTTTCCCCGACCGCGGGGATGGACTGCAGCACGTCGCGGATGAAGGTGCCGAGCTCATCGAGGTCGCGCACCCAGATGCGCAGGACATAGTCGACATTGCCGGCCACCAGCAGGCATTCGGTGATCTCCGGCCGCTTGGCGATGGCCGAGAGGAACTGCTCGGTTCCTTCGGTACCATGGCGGGCCAGCCGCACCGAGCAGAGCACGCTGACCGTCAGACCGAGCGCCGCCGGGTCGATCCGGGCGGCATAACCCTTGATGACGCCCTCCTCCTCCATCCGCTTGACGCGGCGCCCGCAGGGCGTGGCCGACAGGCCGACGCGCTCGGCGAGATCCAGCATGGATATCCGCCCGTCCCGGCGCAGCACGTCGAGAATCCGGTGGTCGATCGCGTCGAGAACGGTCATGAGTGAAAAACTCTCAAGATCTGCTCATCCTGAGTGATATCACGCGCAGATGCCGCGATGAACGTCCGAAATCGCGGAGTTTCATCAGGGTCTTGCCGATTAGACTGTCCTTGGCGGCCGCGCCTCACCGGCCGCCCAACCCGATCCGAGGACACGACCATGGCGCCCCCTGCCCGACGCCCGACATTTGCCGGTTGGCTCGCCGAGACCAACGACGTCACGCAGATCTTCCTGGCGGCGGGCCGGATCCCTGACCTCATCAACATGGCCGGCGGCCTGCCCGACCCGGCGACCTGGCCGGTGGTCGATCTCTCGGCGCTCGCCGCCAGGGCGATAGCGGACCATCCCGGCGAGGCGCTCGCCTATGCCCCGATCGAGGGCCTGCCCGGCCTGCGCGACCTGATCGCGGCGCGCTTCAGCGCTCCGGGCCTCCATCTCACGCGCGACAATGTCCTGATCACATCGGGCGGGATGCAGGCTCTCGACCTCATCGGCAAGGTGCTGCTCGACCAGGGCGGGCTGGTCGCGGCGCAGAGCCCGGCCTATCTCGGCGCGCTCGACGCCTGGAAACCGCGCTATCCCCGCTATCGGCCGATGCGCCTGGAGGCCGGCGATTTCGACCCGGCGCTGGCGCTGCGCGATGCGCAGTTCGCCTATACCGTGCCGAATTTCTCGAACCCGACCGGCCGGCTGGTCGGGCTCGGGGAGCGCCGCGCGCTGGTCGCGGCGGCCGAAGCCACCGGCACCTGGCTCATCGAGGACGATCCCTATGGCACGCTCTATTACGATGGCGCGCCGCTGCCGCGGATGCTGAGCCTCTCGGCCGGCGGCGCGGCCGTCTATGACGGACCGGTCGTCTATCTCGGCACGCTGTCGAAGGAGCTCGCCCCCGGCTTCCGCATCGGCTGGGTCGTCGCCGCGCCCGACATGATCCAGGCCCTGATCAGCGCCAAGCAGGGTTCGGACATGTCGAGCTCAGGCCTCAGCCAGCGCATCGCGCACGAGGCTTTCGCGATGGGGCTGACCGAGCGCATCCTGCCAGATGTCCTCGCGCTCTACCGCGCGCGCCGCGATGCGCTCGGAGCGGCCATGGCGCGCCACCTCGGCGACCTCTTCGACTGGGAGATCCCGGCGGGCGGCATGTTCGTCTGGGCGACGGCGCGCGATGCCGCGCTCGACACCGATCGCCTGCTCCGCGAAGCGCTCGCGCACGGCGTCTGCATCACGCCGTCGAGCGTCTTCGATCCCGAAGGCCGGAACCGCCGGTCGATCCGCATCAACTTCACCCTGAACGCTCCCGCCAAGCTCGACGAAGGGGTGCGCCGGCTGGCCGAGGCGACCCGCACGGCGCTTGCCAGGGCGGCCTGACCGGCTGCCGCAGGCGGCACGGCATGAGCCCGGCCCCCCGCGCAAATCGCGAACGGCCTCGGCGCTGTCCGGGCAGCGCCACGGCCGGCAACCTCGACGCGTTCGGGCATGCCTCCGGCCATGCCGGAAAACATGCGGAAGGCAGGCCGTCGCAAGCTGCGAACCGGCGCTGGTTCCGTGACCTCACCGGAGCGGACCGGCCCTTTCGGCCGCCTGGCGTCAGCGCTCGGCCCCCGCAAGCCATGTCTCCCAGGCGATCTGGGCTCTCGCACCGATGCCGCGCAACGGCTCGGGCGGCAGCCAGTTCGGGCCGTCGAGCGCCAGCCGGTCGCTCAGCAATTGCGACGGCACGCCATGGGCGAGCTCCGCCAGCAGCCTGCCGTGGATCGTGCCGCGGGTGACCCCGGCGCCGCCGCAGCCGGCCGAGACGAAAAGGCCCGGCCTGACCTCGCCGAACAGGAAGGCGCCATTGTGCGTCACCGCGGTCAGCCCGCCCCAGACATGTTCGAAGGCATAGCTCTTCAACCCCGGGAAGCGGTTGCGGTAGAGCTGCGTCAGCATGGCCCGCGCCGCATCGGGCTCGAGTTCGCGCTCATAGGAATCGCCGCTCCTCACCAGCAGCCGTCCCATCGTCTTGCGCAAGGTGGAGCCCATGCGATGGGCCGGCAGCGCGCCCCATTGCGGCGCCTCGCCGAAACGTTCGAGCGTCGCCGCGTCGAGCTCGGGCGTGAAGGCGCCATAGGTGTAGATCCCGACCATCCGGTCGCCGCCGAGGCCGAAGGCCCGGGCATGCAGATTGTTGGTCAGGAACAGCCGGTCGGCGACGAAGTCGCCGCGGCTCGTGCGCACCGTGAAGGGGGCCTCATTGCCGAGCGCGAGCACCGGGGTGTTCTCGACCAGCGTCACCGCCGCCGGCAGGCTGTCGGCAAGCCCCCGGTGCAGCGCGGCCGGCTGCACCAGCGCGCGCGTCAGCGACTGGATGCCGCGGCGATAATAGCCTGTCCCGAAGATGCGCCTGAGCTCCTCGGCCGCATAGTCCTTCGATGCGATGCCCCAGGACAGGTAGCGGTCGCGCGTCGCGCGGACGGTCCTTTCGCCGCCGGCTGTCGCCGCCGCCGTGATGGCCGGCACATCCTCCTGCCAGTCGCAGGCGATCGCATGGGTCGCGACAAGCTGGCGCAGCCAGTCGAGCCCGGCCTGAACCAGTGCGATCTGGCGCGCCGCCCAATCGGCAGTGAAGCCTGCGGCATTGGCGCTCGGCTCGCCGGGATTGATCAGCAGATAGCCGGAATTCCGCCCCGAAGCCCCCTCGCCCATGGTCGCCGCGTCGAGGAGCAGCACCTCCTCGCCCGGGGCGAGCTCGGCGAGACGCCGGGCCGCGGCGAGGCCGGTATAACCGGCGCCGACGACGATGGTCCGGAACCAGCGCTGCCGCGGCACCTCCTCCCGCGGCACGCGTTCCGGCAGCAAGGCGTTCCAGCCGGACCGGGCCTTGTAGGCGGGCGCTGTCTCATGGTTCGTCATGTCGCACCGGATGGTTTCAGGCCGTTCGACGCCCGGCGGGGCAAGCGAACGGCAGGTCAGGTGGCCGCGGCTTCGCGCACGAAGCCGGGCACGGCGGCGAGCAGCTCGCGCGTATAGGCGGCGTCGGGTTGTTCGAACACGCGCCGCGACGGCCCGATCTCGACGATCCGGCCGCGCTGCATCACCGCGATGCGGTCGCAGATGTTGGACGCGACGCGCAGGTCGTGGGTGACGAAGATCATCGCGAAGCCGAGCCGCAGCTGCAGGTCCTCGAACAGCCGCAGCACCTGCGCCTGCACCGAGACGTCGAGCGCCGAGACCGCCTCGTCGGCGACGATCACCGAGGGCTCCATGGCGAGCGCACGGGCAATGCAGATCCGCTGGCGCTGGCCGCCGGAGAATTCGTGCGGGAAACGATCGAGCGCGTCGTGCCGAAGCCCGACCAGCTCCATCAGCTCCGCGGCCCGCGCGATGGCCCTGGCGCGCGGCACGCCATGCTGCACCGGCCCCTCGATCAGCGACTGGCCGACCCGACGGCGGGGATTGAGCGACTTGTAGGGGTCCTGAAAGACCATCTGGATATGCCGGCGCATCTCGCGCAGCGCCGTGCCGGCAAGCCCCGCGACGTCGCGCTCCCTGAACAGGATGCGGCCGGAATCGGGCGTCTCGAAGCGCAGCAGGGCCTTGGCGAGGCTGGTCTTGCCGGAGCCGGATTCGCCGACGATG
This portion of the bacterium YEK0313 genome encodes:
- the hbpA_4 gene encoding Heme-binding protein A precursor yields the protein MRKSFVAMAFAAVMGVAGLLATAADAQTPRRGGTIRFTAPYGSSFASLDIHTTPRSQDEIWARAIHRTLYSWDANANKPVLELAREAQVSADGLVYTFKLRDDAYFHNGRRMTADDIIWTYTRLMDASKAFPGARYARIIKGAVEVEKGQAREISGLRKIDDFTLEMTLTEKVDPAFNFFQATTSIYPQGEGNSEAFLSRPIGLGPYKFVEYVPGSRLVAERWERYYKPGRPYADRVVISIMGEAAARDVAFRSREIDASILGAAQYVAYRGDAQLSRGLLEVPEVFTRSIGMNLSFKPFADRRVRQAIAYAIDADLIIKRLLREKAFRATSWLPISSPAYDPALRPYAHDPAKARQLLAEAGYPNGFEFEFTATANESWGIVVVEAIIPMLQRVGIRATIKPVESTVLAEVLRSGQYQAFMYSMSSGPDPATALRCFHSATPQSACNYALFRNADFDRLLDEAGRTDDQAKRLDLLRRANAILYEELPFWFFNYNKAVMAYQPWVHGLQPNATELAVQNYEDIWIDETSPAK
- the ibpA_1 gene encoding Small heat shock protein IbpA, giving the protein MRTTLDVSPLFRSSIGFDQMLNALEAASRVEPFNDWPPYDIVKVGEDDYRITMALAGFAQNDLTITQEQNLLIVSGQRPEDDDARYLHRGIANQAFQRRFELADHVKVVGAKLGNGLLIIDLKRELPEAMKPRRIEIAAGATLPKVETKQSQPETRAAA
- the hspA gene encoding Spore protein SP21, encoding MGVRDLIPWGRSASSQVPVLYGEDDRNPFLSLHREMNRLFDDVFRSFDSRLPALGSVPRVIWPTVEISDTGTELKVTAEIPGLEENDIEVLLDDGGLTLKGEKRSETEDKEKQFSERFYGHFERRIPLGIEVEPDKVEARFRNGLLTITLPKSAKAQSQAKRIAIKS
- the lrp_10 gene encoding Leucine-responsive regulatory protein is translated as MTVLDAIDHRILDVLRRDGRISMLDLAERVGLSATPCGRRVKRMEEEGVIKGYAARIDPAALGLTVSVLCSVRLARHGTEGTEQFLSAIAKRPEITECLLVAGNVDYVLRIWVRDLDELGTFIRDVLQSIPAVGETTTMVILKHDNPHWKAAP
- the lysN_3 gene encoding 2-aminoadipate transaminase, giving the protein MAPPARRPTFAGWLAETNDVTQIFLAAGRIPDLINMAGGLPDPATWPVVDLSALAARAIADHPGEALAYAPIEGLPGLRDLIAARFSAPGLHLTRDNVLITSGGMQALDLIGKVLLDQGGLVAAQSPAYLGALDAWKPRYPRYRPMRLEAGDFDPALALRDAQFAYTVPNFSNPTGRLVGLGERRALVAAAEATGTWLIEDDPYGTLYYDGAPLPRMLSLSAGGAAVYDGPVVYLGTLSKELAPGFRIGWVVAAPDMIQALISAKQGSDMSSSGLSQRIAHEAFAMGLTERILPDVLALYRARRDALGAAMARHLGDLFDWEIPAGGMFVWATARDAALDTDRLLREALAHGVCITPSSVFDPEGRNRRSIRINFTLNAPAKLDEGVRRLAEATRTALARAA
- the puuB_3 gene encoding Gamma-glutamylputrescine oxidoreductase encodes the protein MTNHETAPAYKARSGWNALLPERVPREEVPRQRWFRTIVVGAGYTGLAAARRLAELAPGEEVLLLDAATMGEGASGRNSGYLLINPGEPSANAAGFTADWAARQIALVQAGLDWLRQLVATHAIACDWQEDVPAITAAATAGGERTVRATRDRYLSWGIASKDYAAEELRRIFGTGYYRRGIQSLTRALVQPAALHRGLADSLPAAVTLVENTPVLALGNEAPFTVRTSRGDFVADRLFLTNNLHARAFGLGGDRMVGIYTYGAFTPELDAATLERFGEAPQWGALPAHRMGSTLRKTMGRLLVRSGDSYERELEPDAARAMLTQLYRNRFPGLKSYAFEHVWGGLTAVTHNGAFLFGEVRPGLFVSAGCGGAGVTRGTIHGRLLAELAHGVPSQLLSDRLALDGPNWLPPEPLRGIGARAQIAWETWLAGAER